In Phaseolus vulgaris cultivar G19833 chromosome 10, P. vulgaris v2.0, whole genome shotgun sequence, a single genomic region encodes these proteins:
- the LOC137813017 gene encoding uncharacterized protein, which produces MNEMFKDRELVIIDICKCIYGNALPFNLVRSSLFVQMLKFVAEYGNGLKPPTYHEVRVPYLKKSVDKIQVSLEKYRVEWKKCGCTLMCNGWTDGKGRSLTNFLVNSPSGTIFLKSIDTSNVVKDAKQMFELLDFVVEEIGEDNVAQVVTDGAFNFVAIGQMLEEKRTKLFWSPCAAHCLDLILEDIGQLPVFYNTIANAKKITTFIYRHTWVLNLYRKYSKGKELTRPVVTRFATAFLTLQSIAQQKNDIRALWWESYGGKGKELQNLAIRVLSLTCSATGCERNWSIFDQVHTKRMNHLEQQRLNALVFVKYNLQLEMRQKVREEK; this is translated from the exons atGAATGAAATGTTTAAAGATAGAGAGTTGGTGATTATAGACATTTGCAAATGCATATATGGTAATGCTTTACCATTTAATTTGGTAAGAAGTTCCTTATTTGTTCAAATGTTAAAATTTGTTGCTGAATATGGAAACGGTCTAAAGCCTCCTACTTATCATGAAGTTAGGGTGCCTTATTTGAAGAAGTCAGTTGACAAAATCCAAGTTAGTTTAGAGAAATATAGGGTTGAATGGAAGAAATGTGGGTGTACCTTGATGTGTAATGGTTGGACCGATGGAAAAGGAAGGTCTCTTACCAATTTTTTGGTGAATAGTCCAAGTGGAACAATTTTCTTAAAATCTATTGATACTAGTAATGTGGTCAAGGATGCCAAACAAATGTTTGAGCTATTAGATTTTGTGGTAGAAGAAATTGGGGAGGATAATGTTGCGCAAGTTGTGACTGATGGTGCTTTTAATTTTGTGGCAATAGGACAAATGTTAGAGGAAAAGAGAAcaaaattattttggtctcctTGTGCAGCTCATTGCCTTGATTTGATTCTTGAAGACATTGGTCAGCTCCCAGTATTTTATAATACCATTGCAAATGCAAAAAAGATCACAACTTTCATTTATAGGCACACATGGGTCCTAAACTTATATAGGAAGTATTCCAAAGGAAAAGAATTAACTCGACCAGTAGTCACAAGATTTGCAACTGCTTTTCTTACCCTACAATCCATAGCACAACAGAAAAATGATATTCGAG CTCTTTGGTGGGAAAGTTATGGTGGAAAGGGTAAAGAGCTACAAAATTTAGCAATAAGAGTTTTAAGTCTAACTTGTAGTGCTACTGGGTGCGAAAGAAATTGGAGCATATTTGATCAAGTGCATACTAAAAGAATGAATCACTTAGAACAACAAAGATTAAATGCCCTTGTCTTTGTTAAGTATAATCTTCAACTTGAGATGAGACAAAAGGTTAGAGAGGAAAAATGA
- the LOC137818814 gene encoding feruloyl CoA ortho-hydroxylase F6H1-3, with protein MAAAIPSDLSEFVMVKGNGVKGLSEMGLKSVPREYIQPLEERMMKVVSGEFIPIIDMANCDEPKVQDAICDAAQKWGFFQIINHGVPLHVLENVKDATHRFYQMPPQEKVKFTKENSPSNHVRYGSSFSPEAEKALEWKDYLSLFYVSDHEAQTTWPSACRDEALEYMKRSEILIKQLLNVLVKRLNVSKIDETNEALFMGSKRINLNYYPVCPNHEETIAIGRHSDVSTLTILLQDEIGGLHVRAPNHRDWIHVPPISGALVINIGDALQVMSNGRYKSIEHRVSANGSKIRVSVPIFVNPRPSDVIGPLPQVLASGEKAMYRDVLYSDYVKHFFRKSHDGKMTVEYAKIHSL; from the exons ATGGCAGCAGCAATCCCTTCAGATCTGAGTGAATTTGTGATGGTAAAGGGAAATGGAGTAAAGGGTCTGTCTGAAATGGGTCTGAAGAGTGTTCCAAGAGAGTACATCCAACCTTTGGAAGAGAGGATGATGAAGGTTGTGAGTGGAGAGTTCATTCCCATCATTGACATGGCCAACTGTGATGAGCCTAAAGTGCAGGATGCAATCTGTGATGCAGCTCAGAAATGGGGTTTCTTCCAAATCATCAACCATGGTGTTCCTCTCCATGTGTTGGAGAATGTGAAGGATGCAACTCACAGGTTCTATCAGATGCCACCTCAAGAGAAGGTCAAGTTCACAAAGGAAAATTCACCATCAAACCATGTTAGGTATGGCTCTAGCTTTAGCCCTGAAGCTGAGAAAGCCCTAGAATGGAAGGACTATCTAAGTCTCTTCTATGTTTCTGACCATGAAGCTCAAACAACATGGCCCTCTGCATGCAG GGATGAAGCCCTAGAATACATGAAGAGATCTGAAATCTTGATCAAACAACTTTTAAATGTGTTAGTGAAGAGGTTAAATGTGAGTAAAATTGATGAGACAAATGAAGCACTATTCATGGGTTCAAAGAGGATCAATCTCAACTATTATCCTGTTTGCCCTAACCATGAAGAAACCATAGCAATAGGGCGACATTCAGATGTCTCAACCCTTACTATTCTCCTTCAAGATGAGATCGGTGGCCTCCACGTGCGGGCACCGAACCACCGCGACTGGATTCACGTGCCGCCGATCTCCGGTGCTCTGGTTATCAACATAGGTGATGCACTCCAAGTGATGAGCAATGGAAGATACAAGAGCATTGAGCATCGTGTGTCAGCTAATGGAAGCAAAATTAGGGTTTCAGTGCCTATTTTTGTGAACCCTAGACCTTCAGATGTGATTGGCCCTTTGCCTCAAGTTCTTGCCAGTGGAGAGAAAGCCATGTATAGAGATGTGTTGTATTCGGATTATGTGAAGCATTTCTTCAGAAAATCTCATGATGGGAAGATGACAGTTGAATATGCCAAGATACATTCACTTTGA
- the LOC137818765 gene encoding uncharacterized protein — protein sequence MALQFLKHPVTISRGFHNETTLAFLSRLRIPKRQFLVRWGRAQIPTSFRSYATVKSGKVLSVKKKKRLDEICLEKYQQYSRSVIQSWILQGKVYVDGKVINKAGTPVPEKAVVEIIADVPKYVCRAGHKLEAAIEQLGVDVTGKVALDSGLSTGGFTDCLLQYGASHVYGVDVGYGQVADKIRRDERVSVIERTNLRYLTDLPQNVDLVTLDLSFISILLVMPAVVNVMKENAALVTLVKPQFEARRSQVGKGGIVKDPIVHQEVLERIITGVEKFGFCCKGSIESPLKGAEGNTEFLVHFNRIQIKGSEDLE from the exons ATGGCTTTGCAGTTTCTGAAGCACCCTGTAACCATTTCACGAGGTTTTCACAATGAAACAACGTTAGCTTTTCTTTCTCGGCTTCGAATTCCGAAGCGCCAATTCTTAG TGAGATGGGGCAGAGCTCAGATTCCAACTTCTTTCAGGAGTTATGCTACTGTAAAATCTGGAAAGGTTTTATCAGTGAAGAA GAAAAAGCGGCTGGATGAAATATGTCTTGAAAAATATCAGCAATACAGTAGATCTGTCATCCAATCATGGATTTTGCAAG GCAAAGTATATGTGGACGGGAAGGTGATAAATAAAGCTGGTACCCCTGTGCCTGAAAAGGCTGTTGTGGAGATAATAGCCGATGTTCCCAAATATGTATGTAG AGCTGGACATAAGTTGGAAGCTGCCATCGAACAGCTTGGTGTTGATGTTACTGGTAAAGTAGCCCTTGATTCTGGGCTTTCAACTGGAGGATTTACTGACTGCTTACTTCAGTATGGTGCATCACATGTTTATGGAGTTGACGTAGGTTATGGACAG GTAGCTGACAAAATTCGAAGAGATGAACGTGTATCAGTGATAGAACGGACAAATTTAAGATATCTTACTGATCTCCCACAAAATGTTGATTTGGTGACTTTAGACCTCTCATTCATCTCTATTCTCCTG GTCATGCCTGCTGTGGTCAATGTCATGAAGGAAAATGCAGCATTAGTGACTTTGGTTAAACCACAATTTGAAGCTCGTAGATCTCAA GTAGGAAAAGGAGGGATAGTGAAAGATCCCATTGTCCATCAAGAG GTCCTTGAGAGAATTATAACGGGAGTAGAGAAATTTGGTTTCTGTTGTAAAGGTTCGATTGAGTCTCCTCTGAAAGGTGCCGAGGGTAATACAGAATTCCTTGTTCACTTCAACAGAATCCAAATTAAAGGTTCTGAAGATCTGGAGTAA
- the LOC137818766 gene encoding ubiquitin-like-conjugating enzyme ATG10 isoform X1 has product MDLKGAVKEIIPWDGTLSSTDFLLSARTFSEKWKMFNPSFPPWHWIPCSKHHLVASHKVEGYLSLDNMCHIKKSCEEEESNRSLTSKEESNNSQREEPFDCGTLVCPEHEVNHYDFHIIYSSSYRVPVLYFRSYHSDGQLLPLNEIEKDLPGHSAKILSESKWTFITHEEHPYLNRPWYKLHPCGTSEWMKLLYEGDSSLNRNGFIIEHYLVSWFSVIGQVVGLKIPLEMLDTVVSNAS; this is encoded by the exons ATGGACTTAAAAGGTGCTGTTAAGGAGATAATCCCTTGGGATGGAACTCTATCTTCAACTGATTTCCTCCTTTCTGCTCGTACATTTTCTGAGAAGTGGAAAATGTTCAATCCTTCCTTTCCCCCATGGCACTGGATCCCGTGTTCAAAACATCATTTGGTTGCTTCTCATAAG GTGGAAGGATACTTGTCCCTGGACAACATGTGCCATATCAAAAAATCATGTGAG GAAGAAGAGAGTAATAGAAGTCTGACATCGAAAGAAGAGAGCAACAATTCACAGAGAGAAGAGCCCTTTGATTGTGGCACTTTAGTAT GTCCAGAGCATGAAGTAAACCACTATGATTTTCACATCATCTACAGTTCTTCATATAGGGTTCCAGTCTTGTATTTTCGTTCATACCATAGTG ATGGGCAACTATTGCCGCTCAATGAAATTGAAAAGGACCTTCCCGGTCACTCTGCAAAGATACTATCAGAATCCAAATGGACATTTATAACTCATGAG GAGCATCCATATTTGAACAGGCCATGGTACAAATTACATCCATGTGGTACGAGTGAATGGATGAAGCTACTCTATGAAGGTGATTCATCTTTGAACAGAAATGGTTTTATTATTGAACACTATTTGGTTTCCTGGTTCTCGGTCATTGGACAAGTAGTTGGTCTTAAAATTCCTTTGGAAATGCTGGATACTGTAGTTTCTAACGCTTCTTAG
- the LOC137818766 gene encoding ubiquitin-like-conjugating enzyme ATG10 isoform X2 gives MELYLQLISSFLLVHFLRSGKCSILPFPHGTGSRVQNIIWLLLIRWKDTCPWTTCAISKNHEEESNRSLTSKEESNNSQREEPFDCGTLVCPEHEVNHYDFHIIYSSSYRVPVLYFRSYHSDGQLLPLNEIEKDLPGHSAKILSESKWTFITHEEHPYLNRPWYKLHPCGTSEWMKLLYEGDSSLNRNGFIIEHYLVSWFSVIGQVVGLKIPLEMLDTVVSNAS, from the exons ATGGAACTCTATCTTCAACTGATTTCCTCCTTTCTGCTCGTACATTTTCTGAGAAGTGGAAAATGTTCAATCCTTCCTTTCCCCCATGGCACTGGATCCCGTGTTCAAAACATCATTTGGTTGCTTCTCATAAG GTGGAAGGATACTTGTCCCTGGACAACATGTGCCATATCAAAAAATCAT GAAGAAGAGAGTAATAGAAGTCTGACATCGAAAGAAGAGAGCAACAATTCACAGAGAGAAGAGCCCTTTGATTGTGGCACTTTAGTAT GTCCAGAGCATGAAGTAAACCACTATGATTTTCACATCATCTACAGTTCTTCATATAGGGTTCCAGTCTTGTATTTTCGTTCATACCATAGTG ATGGGCAACTATTGCCGCTCAATGAAATTGAAAAGGACCTTCCCGGTCACTCTGCAAAGATACTATCAGAATCCAAATGGACATTTATAACTCATGAG GAGCATCCATATTTGAACAGGCCATGGTACAAATTACATCCATGTGGTACGAGTGAATGGATGAAGCTACTCTATGAAGGTGATTCATCTTTGAACAGAAATGGTTTTATTATTGAACACTATTTGGTTTCCTGGTTCTCGGTCATTGGACAAGTAGTTGGTCTTAAAATTCCTTTGGAAATGCTGGATACTGTAGTTTCTAACGCTTCTTAG